The nucleotide window CGTTGCCCGAACCGACGGTGAAACGGCGTCTCAGTCTGTTTGCCAGCCAGGTACCGGCTTCCAATGGCGATGTCGCAGTCGCCCTCAAGGACGGGCTCCGTGACATCGGGGATGTCGGCAGGAACGTGCTGGCCGTCTCCGTCGAGGAGGACGAGCGCGCCGAAGTCCCGCGACTCGACTTCTTGCAGGAGTGTCTGCACTGCACGACCCTTCCCGCTGTTCTCGGAGTGTTCGACGACAGTCGCCCCTGCCTGCGTGGCGATATCGACCGTCTTGTCAGCGCTCCCGTCATCGATCACAATGACTTCATCGGCGTACTCCTTCGCGGCGAGCACGACGCTGCCGATGCCGACCTCCTCGTTGTAGGCCGGGATGCCGACAAGGACGGTGTCCGACGTCGCGGTGGACTCCGTCTCGAACTGTCCCGTCGATTCTGGAGGGCGTTGCATTGCCATGGTCTCACTGACCACCGAGGCAGACAGTTGGCCAGGGCAGCCGACTGCTATAGCATCTGATTACCCGGTGGTTAACTCTCACACAGTAAGAATCTCTTCATGGATGAAAAAGGTTTGCTATTGACATTATTGTGGGTCGTACATCGCACTAAGAAACGTCGGAGCTTAGAGATATTATCAATGGCCTATTTCGACCAGAATCGCACTGCGGGAAGCCAACGTGGCATATTCCGTACTATCCCGAGGGGCCCCCACGCAACACCGTTGCAGGTCGGCTATGTTACCCCCTTGCTATCTCTACATCGATGACTCATCTGTCGGCCAACCTGTTGACTACTGTTTGAGCTGAACGCAGTCGGACTGGCGGTCAAAGTACCGTCTTCGTGGAAAATCTGGCGCGTTTGCCGGGTGAGACCTCGAACTGTCGCCAACCACACTGGCGCTCCTTCGTCGATCAGCTGATGAATAACACGTGACAACCGAACCTGACACTGAGCAACTGATTTCGGAACCCGTGCGAGTCCGTGGCGCTACTATACTGAGAACTTCTTCAATCGACGGTGAATGCCACCTGTAAGCCGCCTCCGTCCCAATTGACGTGAAGCGACACGCACTGTTCGTCGTGGGTCACGTATCGCTGGAGGTTCCGGACCACGACTGTATCACCGTCGAACTCGAGGTCGTCCTCCTCGACCACGTTCCGGACGCCTGCCTCGTGGTGGACGGTCACCCGGAGTTCTGACTCGCCTCGATCTGGAAGCGTCAGCGTCACGGCTGTCGGGTGGTCGCCATCGATCGAAATTGGGGGATGAACGGCTGATGTCACGTTGTAGTTGATTGAGTTCTGAAGCTAGGATGTGTCGGTTGCGGTTTGGTACGGCGGGCGTCGTCTCGCTGTACTAGCGTCGGTCAGGCGTTCGTACTCAACAGGATGAGCACGAGGCCGTCGACAGCGAGCAACACCGAGAGCGCCAGTGCACCAAGTACGAGATTAGATGTGAACTGGAAAACCATTCCGACTCCCAGGACGCCGAGGAGCAACACCGAGAGCGTTCCAAACAGGAGGAGCATGATGCTCCCCGTATCAAGCAGCATGAGATCGCTTCGATTCTGGAACCCAGGCATACTCCTCCCGGCGAGACAATGATGTAAATACCTGCGGTGCTGGTTCTCACTGTTGATTGCTTCGCCGCTCGCGGTGTGTCGCAGGCCCTCGTCGAGACGAGTGTCGTCAGCGCCGAACAGGCGGACTCTCACTCGTGGCAACGCCGTAGACGGGAGGTCGCCGCGACTCCAAAGGATTTCGGCGAGTTGATTCGGTCAGTGGTGGCACCCCCACATCCGGTCCACGCCGGATACAGCCGGTGTGCACCGACGCAGGATGGAGAGTTCAGAAGTGATAAGCCCCCGAAAAGACTATAATACCTTGTTTCTAGATGATAACTAACTGACTATGGAATATGAATTCGAGTGTGGCTGTGGCGAAGAGGTGTCGGACTTTACACGCGGCGGCGATGTGGAGATCAGCACGACCGCGATCTGTGAGGATTGTGGGTCGGCGTACGCCGTGACCATCACGACGATTCGGAATACGTACGACTGAGAGCCGAGTAGCGAGTGCAACACTGGACACAATGGGGCGATTCGCGATGGAGGCGGTCGAATTCTCGAGGTGGGACCACCGTTTCCGTACTCGTGAGACGGTCTGTTCGCGGTCCTCCTGCACACCGTACGCATGAACAGCCGAGACGAGTGAGTTGACGGGGACCAGTGTTGATCGGACACCGACCCGCTGGATCTCCGCAGACGCCGGTATCAGGAGTGAGGCCTCCGCCGGAACGGTTAACCCGAAGTCATGTTGTTGACTGGTAATGAGTAAGTCGCCGGGGACCCGGATTCACGTCCTGTACGTGGACCCCGCGTGTTCGAATCGCCGACTGGAACTACGGACCCAGGAGGAGGTGGAGTTCACAGTTACGACGGCGATGACCCTTACCGATGGCCGCCACCAGTTCGACGAGCGGGCGATCGACTGCGTGGTCAGCGAGTACGACCTGCCGGACGGGACCGGCATCGAACTGCTCGAAGCCATCCGGGCGACCGATCCAGCACTCCCGTTTTTCCTGTTTACGGACAGCGGGAGCGAGGCAATCGCCAGTGACGCTCTCGTCGCGGGAGTGACCGGGTATCTCCAGAAGGATCGTGACGCGGACCAGCTCGCGAGCCTGTCGACCCAGATCACCCGCGCCGTCGCCCGGGGTCGAACCAGCGGGCGGTCGAACGGGACGGATCGATCGCGAGCCGTCCAGCGCCTTCACAGCACCACCCGCGCGGTCATGCAGGCGGAGACCGCTGTCGAGGTCGCCGACCGCACGGTCGACGCGGTTCGGGACATCCTGGCCATGCCGGCCAACGCGGTCCATCTCTACGACGAGCGTGACGGCGGCCTCCGACCGATCGCGTGGACCGAGTCCGTCGAGGACCTCATCGGTGACGTGCCGACGTTCTATCAGGGGGACAGTCTCGCCTGGCAAGTCTACGAGACGGGCGAGCCTCGGATCTACAATTCGCACTCGGCAGTCACCGGGCGCTTCAACCCGGACACGGTCGTTCGCAGCGAGATCATCCTTCCGCTGGGTGCCGACGGCGTGCTCCTCATCGGGTCACCCGACTCGAACGCGTTCGATGAGACGGACGTCTCGCTCGCACAGACGCTCGCGGCGAACGTCACGACGGCGCTTGCACGCATCGAGCGCGAACAGGAACTCCGAGAGGAGCGGTCGTTCATCGACCAGGCGCTCAACACGCTCACGGACGTGTTCTTCGTCATCGGCACGGAGGGGGAGATCCTTCGGTGGAACGACCGTGCCCGGGAGGCCTTCGGCTATTCGGACGCGGAGCTCGCCGTCATGGACGTCGCGGACGCCTTCTCCGAGCGCGAATACGAACGTGTCGCCACAGCGATCGAAGAGGCCCTCACGACCGGGGCTGCGGTCGTGGAAGCCGACGTTCAAACTGCCGCAGGGGACGCCATCTCCTACGAGTTCACCGGGGCGCGCCTCACGGACACTGAGGGCGACCTCGTTGGGCTCGTCGGGGTCGGTCGTGATATCACAGCACGGAAGCGACGGGAACGGGAGCTCGAGCGCCAGAACGAGCGCCTCGAGGAGTTCGCCGGGATCGTCAGCCACGACCTACGAAACCCCCTGAACGTTGCCCAAGGGCGGCTTGGCCTGCTCGAAGCAGAGCGTGACGGTGAGCATCTCGACAGCATCCGGAGGGCGCACGACCGGATGGAAGCGTTGATCGATGACATCCTGACGGTCGCCCGAACCGGGGAGACGGCAGAGAATCTCGTGCCCGTCGCGCTCGCGGACGTAGTCGACAGCTGCTGGGAGACCGTCGCGACGGGTGATGCGACGCTCGTCATCGACACGACCCTGACGATTCGCGCCGAGACGGGACAGCTGAAACAGCTGCTGGAGAACCTCTTCCGGAACGCGATCGAACATGGGGGGTCGACGGTCACGGTGACGGTCGGCGACATGGCTGACGGGTTCTACGTCGAGGACGACGGAGCAGGGATTCCCGCTGGCGAACGTGAACACGTGTTCGACATCGGATACTCCCTATCCCCGGGCGGGACGGGAATCGGACTGCGGATCATCGATCAAGTGGCGACCGCACACGGGTGGACAGTCAGTGTCACGGACGGGATGACAGGGGGCGCGCGATTCGAGATTACCGGAATCACAACCAAGCCAACTGCGACATAGTGTCTCCGCCGGCCTGACGATGGGGAGAGTACGAGGCTGCGTCAACGCGCGATGACGGATGAGGAGTGTGGGTCGGCGTACGCTGTGACCATCACGACGATCCGGCCTACGTACGACTGAGAGCGAAGGGAACGGTTAGAGAACGTGGAGGAATGGCTGCGTTATTTGTGACCAGGCAGCATACAGTCGGACTTGCCAGCAGATAACACTCAGCGGCGGATTACTCGGGCAACGTTTCTCCGAACGATCGCAGCGACATCGGTTGCTACGATGGTTCCGATCGCCAGCAGTGGGAGAGCGACAGCCACCCGAGCCCGTGCAGATCAGGAAGCGGACGGACGGGCGCTCCCGCACACCACCGATACCCAAGAGGTTACGTTACGCATCGCGGCATGGGACGAAACCGAGAATACCCCGCCCGGAGAGCAGGCAGAAGTCTGGATCAAAGGGACCGGCTCGTGGTTTCCGGACTTCGAGTTCGGCGGTGACCTTCTCGAGGATGCAGGTCCGTTCGTGCGAAATTCTGACGGTGAACTCTTCATCTATCCAGACGGGCGCGAGGCTGGAACGGAGATCGTCGCCACGGTGTATTTCGACGAGAACTTCATCAGCAACTCACCGCGAGACATGGTGCGCATCGACATCCACGATGAACGCGTCGTCGTTGGGGGTTCACCAATCGAACGCAATCACGGAGAGTACGAGCTCGTGTTCGAACGATGAGGTGGACGACCATTGGTTCGCCCGCCCCTCTCGTGGACCGACAGCCAGAGTAAGAGATTCCGTCAAGGACCGGGGAAGCGTACCTGTGAGAAAGACTCCTTCCGAGTCAGCCATCCGTTGAAGAATCAGGTGCTAGGTTCACCACTCCCTGCGTCTACACGCTGTCGAGTGACGTGCCACCGAATCCATACAGGGTAGTGATCGAAGACGGTGGGTTCAACCGGGCGTGAACTCGACCCCCGCACCGATACCAGCACCCAACTCGTTAAGGAATCGTAATCAGGGCGTCCGGCACGTGATGGAACATCGAGGAGTGAGTGCGCTACTAATAGGTGAAGCAGGTACCGGAGCGACTAGTGAGCCCGCTGGGATCCGCCAAAAGCGGCCTGCTGAATACAACAGGTGAATATTGAGCCAGCTGCGTAGAGGAACCTGCGAACCGATCAGCGATATCGACGGTACAGCGTCAAAACCGATCCTCCAGCACCAATGGCGATACAGAGTATCGATAGAAAGGTGGTGATCTGCACGGAGGGATCCTCACACTCGACGGCTACCCCCGGATCATCGTCATACTCTGCATGACACTGTTGAATCTGGTGTTGATTCCAGATTCCAGTACCTCCCCCAATCAGGACCAACCCGAGCAGGGAAACCAACAGGACATTCCGATGTAATATCGAATCTGCCATGAATAGTAGTAAATTACAGGGTAAACGTATCTTGTGCGTTGACCGGTTTTAAGCACGCCACCAACACGCAATAAATCCTTCAGCTATACTGAGCGATACATTCATCCGGCACATCGGTCCGCTCCATGCCCGATACGCGCTCGCTATTCAGCAACGCTCAATTGATCTGTCGAGCAGCGAAAACCAACCGCCTGCTGCATACAGAGGATGTACGCAGTAGACGGCCGGCGTTCGTTTCAGTCCCCCAGCGACGAAACAGCCGCTAAGTGAGCCTGCGTATTTACCACTCGACATGATGCGTGGCTACATGTCTTGTTACTCAGTGGGGATCCAACGAGAGGGCGAAGGGATTAACAGCTTGTCCCACTTATAAACCCGTGAGCATGGTGTCGACTGATGAGGAATCCGTCTGTGAAATCTGTGGAGATTCATTCGACTCAGAAGAAGAACTCAAAGAACACATCTATGCAGTCCACGAAATTGGGGACGAAGATGCCTGACTACGTCACAAAGTTAACGCTCTGACTTAGCAACTGAATTACTGTAAGAGGACCTGCTGAATATGCGCTGTACCGACCGATTTAGGCACTCTAATCTGAACATCGAACGTGCGAGATATGCGCAGTATATTCAGCAGGCTGTTCTTGGCAGATTCCAGAGATCTTGATATTCGCTCCGGTAACTTCTTCACCTGTACTTAGCGTCACATTCTCCCGGCACATCGGCCTGCCCTCGTGCCCGATATGCGCTCTGTATTCAGCAGCCGGTCAGCGAATTTCTCAACAGCTGTCAGTAGCGAATTGCAAGATATAGAGGATTAATTGCCCCGAATGTGAGAGGCGATCATGACGGGGTCTCCGCTTCGTGCCACCGCTGAATGTGCTCAGCGTGGGTATCGAGGTACGCATCGGCTTTGAAATGCGCGTCGTAGTACTCCATGTCAATATGGTGTGCCTGAACACAACCGGGCAGCACCATCGTCGGTACCGTGCCTGGGAACTTCCCGTATTTGTCGTAGACATACTGGGCGATCTCACCGAGGCACTCGACTGTCTCGTCGTCGTACGGTTCGACCGAGCGCTTCACCGCCTCGCTGTCCTTCCACGGGCCAGATGTCGACGGGTCGTAGGTGCCGCCCGGGCCGAACTTCCGCTCGACGAGTTCGTCGATCGCCGCGTGCATGTCCGAGTAGTACGGGGGACACAGGCCCTCGTACCGGTCATCGAGGCCCACGGGGTTTGGTGCGATCCAGTCCTCATCGTCGACGAACCGAAACCCGAGTCCTTCGAGATCGTCGTGCATCGGAGAGCCAAACAGGCTCAGCTCGTTAATCCCGGCGAAGTACAATCCGCCCAGTCCCATCGCCTGCATCGTGAGCACCATGTTGTGTGCCATGAAGGCCAACTCGGCACAGTTCTGTTCCAAGGTGGCGCGTTCGAGGAAGGACAGCGGGAACGCCTTCTCGGCGTCCAACAACCCCGATTCGATGTACTGCCCGAGGTCGCCGGCCGGTTCACCGATCTCGTCATCCATGATCACGTAGCCGTTCTCGACGAAAAGACAGAGGAGCGCCAACATCTCTTCGCTGGCGTCGCCGACGGGCATGAACAGCGTCGACCCCGGCGTGTTGGTCCACCAGTGGTTCGGTTCGAGGATGTGGCCGGACTCGGCGGGGATGTCCACCCGCTCGTCGGCGAGTTTCTCAGTGTGCGATTTGGTCAAAGCCATAATGCGTTCGGCGTCGTCTTCAAGGTCCATTGCCTCGCGGAGCCGGCTCGGTTCGACACTCCGGGTGTTCGTCAGGTATGTGCCGTCGTCGTCGGAATAGAACAGGACCGGTGTCCCGATCCCGGCCGCCGTCGGTGCCGTTCGACCGGTCAACCGGACCGAGAAGTCGGTGAGCTCTTCCGGCCGATGCGGGCCGAACGGGATCCCGTAGTGCCATCCACTCACCCCGGTCCCGGCAGCGACAAGGACCGATTGCTCGAGGTCGGATAACGGAAGCGGATCAGCGTCCGATTCGAACGCCAGCGGCCCCGAGGGGATCGACAAGCCACGACCGAACCGACGAGATCGTCGCCCGAAAATGGCCTGAATCAGCGGATACTCGAACAATTCTGTAAGGGTTCGTGTGGTGTCAGGCATGGAGCCTCCTCGATGTGTTTCCGGATGTCGATTGTAGTGAGAGCACTTGCAGGTCTGGCGATGTTCGGTCTGCCATGGGTTGGTTGACCCCATTCTACTACAGAAACCAGTCACATAACACCATCTTGTGAAATATCTGCAGGAGTTGAACAGAATGCACTATCTGACCACCGTGACAGTATATTACGCGTCGATCCTTTGGGGAAGAGTCCACTATGCAGCACTGGCCCCCAATATTTAGCACACTCTCGGCGATCTACTCAACATCTGTCTATAGGTGCGTGCTGACTACAGAGGATGTATGCAGTAGACGGTCGTCGTTCGTTTCAGCCTCACAGAGGCGAAACAGTCGCTATGAAGAACCTACTTATTCTGCAGATGGCGGTCGCGGACGCAGTTCATCTCTGGGTGAAAAGGGGTAGCCTTCGATGGAGAGTTCCTCTATATGTTCCTCGCCTATAGAATATGTTACCGTGTACGAGTGCGAGGTTGGCTGAATAAGTCGGTAAACGTCCTCAATCTCTCCCCGGCAATGGAGTTGGATACGGAACTCATCGGTGGCTGTCTGATTAACCGAGATTTCCGTGCAGTCTGCACGTATG belongs to Halorarum halophilum and includes:
- a CDS encoding hybrid sensor histidine kinase/response regulator, which codes for MSKSPGTRIHVLYVDPACSNRRLELRTQEEVEFTVTTAMTLTDGRHQFDERAIDCVVSEYDLPDGTGIELLEAIRATDPALPFFLFTDSGSEAIASDALVAGVTGYLQKDRDADQLASLSTQITRAVARGRTSGRSNGTDRSRAVQRLHSTTRAVMQAETAVEVADRTVDAVRDILAMPANAVHLYDERDGGLRPIAWTESVEDLIGDVPTFYQGDSLAWQVYETGEPRIYNSHSAVTGRFNPDTVVRSEIILPLGADGVLLIGSPDSNAFDETDVSLAQTLAANVTTALARIEREQELREERSFIDQALNTLTDVFFVIGTEGEILRWNDRAREAFGYSDAELAVMDVADAFSEREYERVATAIEEALTTGAAVVEADVQTAAGDAISYEFTGARLTDTEGDLVGLVGVGRDITARKRRERELERQNERLEEFAGIVSHDLRNPLNVAQGRLGLLEAERDGEHLDSIRRAHDRMEALIDDILTVARTGETAENLVPVALADVVDSCWETVATGDATLVIDTTLTIRAETGQLKQLLENLFRNAIEHGGSTVTVTVGDMADGFYVEDDGAGIPAGEREHVFDIGYSLSPGGTGIGLRIIDQVATAHGWTVSVTDGMTGGARFEITGITTKPTAT